ACGAGTTCGCCGGCCGAGCATCCGTACGGGTCGATGGAGTACGGGTCGCGTTACCAGGGGCAGCGGGGGCCGACGCCGTCGCGGTCGTACCTGAACTTCCACCGGACAAAGGTGTGAACGTGTCCTATTTGTGACCCTAACGTGACGGAACTCACCAAAAGATGAAACATGTTCCTTGAGCAGGTAGTTTCGAGCGACGCAGAGTGTTGGCGTTCGCTTGACAGTCTCTTTACGTGAGTCTCGTCGAGTCCGGGCGCCTGGACGTGTAGGCGACCCGTTTCCGCGCCGGTTGGACGTGGGAACCCGGAAGGAGATCGTGTCCATACTCCGCGCGGAAGGCGTCACAAAGCTGTTCGGCCGTAAGACGACCGAGGCACTACGGAGGATTAAAAACGGCGCGGACCTTGAGGAGGTTCGCAAGATCGGCGTCACGCCCGCTGTGGTCGACGCCACGTTCGATGTGAAGCAGGGCGAGATCTTCGTGGTCATGGGGCTGTCGGGCTCCGGGAAGTCCACGTTGATCCGGATGCTGAACGGGCTGTTGCCGGCGACGGCGGGCAGTATCGAGATCGAAGGCCAGGACATCGCCAAGCTGCCGCCGAAGGCCCTGCGGGCCGCGCGGCAGAACAAGGTCAGCATGGTCTTCCAGCACTTCGCGCTCTTCCCTCACCGGACGGTTCTGGCGAACGCCGCGTACGGGCTCGAAGTACGCGGTGTTCCGAAGGAAGAACGAGAGAAGCAGGCCCGCGAGTTCCTCAAGCTGGTCGGCTTGGAGGGCTGGGAGAGCAAGCTTCCGGGCCAGTTGTCGGGCGGGATGAAGCAGCGCGTCGGGCTCGCCCGGGCGCTGGCTTCGGGCACCGACATCATTTTGATGGACGAGGCGTTCAGCGCCCTCGATCCCCTTATTCGACGAGAGGTCCAGGATCTGTTGCTGGACCTGCAGTCGCGGTTCGGCAAGACGATCGTGTTCATCACGCACGACCTGAACGAGGCCATGCGCATCGGCGACCGCATCGCGGTGATGCGCGAGGGGCGGATCGTGCAGATCGGGACGGCCGAGGAGATTCTCACCGATCCGGCCAATGACTATGTCGCGCAGTTCGTCGCGGACGTGGACCGTACCAGGGTGCTGACCGCGTCGTCGGTCATGGAGAAACCGCTGGTGACGGTGCTGTCGACGACGGGGCCGCGGACGGCTCTGCGCACGATGCGCGAGCAGCAGACGTCCGCGGCCTTCGTGGTCTCCAAGGACCGCAAGCTGAAGGGCCGCGTCCGGGCCACCGTGATCGCCGATGCGGTGCAGGACGGCGTGGACCGGCTCGACGGGCTGATCGACGCGGAGGAGCCGGAGCCGGTGTCGCCCGACACCCCGGTGGCGGAGCTGTTCGCGCGGTGCGCGGAGAGCGACCTGCCGGTGCCCGTCGCCGACGAGGACGGGACGCTGCTGGGCGTGATCCCGCGGGTGACGCTGCTGGCGGCGCTGGGCGCGATCAACACGCAGGTGGACGACGCGGTCGTGCAGGACGTCGTGGCTCCGGAGCTGGCGCTGACCAAGGAGGGCGGCAAGGTTGACACCGAGTAAGGCGGTGGAACTGCCGCGGATCGAGGTCGGCGAGTGGTTCGGCACGATCGTGGAGTGGTGCACCGACAACCTGAGCTGGTTCTTCGACGGGATCGGGTCGATCGGCGAGGCGGCCGTGGAGGGGCTCGCGGAGGGACTGCTGGCGGTCCCGCCGCTGATCCTGGTCGTGATCCTCGCGCTCATCGGGCTGTTCGTGGCGGGCTGGAAGGTCGGCCTGTTCGCGCTGATCGGCTTCACGCTGATCGACAGCATCGAGCTGTGGGAGCCCGCGATGGACACCCTGGCGCTGGTGCTGGTGTCGGCGCTGGTCGCGGTGCTGATCTCGATTCCGCTGGGCATAGCGGCGGCGCGCAACGACACGGTGAGCCGGGTGATGCGGCCGGTGCTGGACCTGATGCAGACGATGCCGGCGTTCGTCTACCTGATTCCGGCGATCTTCTTCTTCAGCATCGGCGTGGTGCCGGGCATGGTGGCGACGGTGATCTTCGCGCTGCCGCCGGGCGTCCGGCTGACCGAGCTCGGCATCCGGGGCGTCGACCCGGAGATGGTGGAGGCCGGTGAGGCGTTCGGGACGCCGCCGGGCCGCATCCTCACCCGCATCCAGATCCCGCTGGCGATGCCGTCGATCATGGCGGGCGTCAACCAGCTGATCATGCTTTCGCTGTCCATGGTCGTGATCGCGGGCATGGTCGGCGCGGGCGGCCTCGGCGAGGTGGTGCTGCAGGGCATCCAGCGCGTGGACGTCCCCACCGGGTTCGAGGGCGGCATCGCCGTCGTCGTGCTCGCCATTTTCCTGGACCGGCTGACCGGTGCCCTGGGCGACCGTTCGAGCGTCTCGCGCGCGTCCGCGGTCGCGGGCGGCTGACCAGGTACCGCAACACAAAGGAAAGGACGGGCATGCGCCTGAAACTCAAGGGTCTTGCGATCGGGGCCATGGCTCTGACGCTCGGGTTCGGCACCGCCGCGTGCGGGTCGGAGGACTCCGGCTCGGGTGGGGACGACAAGAGCATCACCATCGGCATGGTCTCGGGCTGGGCCGAGGGTGAGGCCGCCACGCACCTGTGGAAGAACCTGCTGGAGGACAAGGGCTACGAGGTCGAGGTCAAGACCCTCGACACCGGCCCCCTGTACACGGGCATGGCGCAGGGCGACGTGGACCTGTTCCTCGACGCCTGGCTGCCGGGCACGCACGAGGACTACTGGAAGCAGTACGGCGACAAGCTCGAGAAGGTCGGGTCCTGGTACGACTCGGCGCCGCTGACGATCGCCGTTCCGAACTACTCGCCGCTGCAGTCCCTCGAGGATCTGAAGGGCAAGCACGGGGAGTACGACGGGACGATCGTCGGGATCGAGCAGAGCTCGGGCCTGTTCCGGGTGTCGTCCGAGGAGATGCTGCCCGCGTACGGCCTCGAGGACGACTGGAAGGTGAAGACGTCCTCGACGCCCGCGATGCTCACGGAGCTGCAGAAGGCCATCGACGCCAAGGAGAACATCGTCGTCACCCTGTGGCGTCCCCACTGGGCCTACGCGAAGTTCCCGATCCGTGACCTGAAGGACCCGAAGGGCGCCATGGGCAAGCCCGACGGCATCTTCACGGTCGCCCGCGAGGGCTTCAGCAAGGAGCAGGCCGAGGTGGCCGGCTGGCTGAAGAAGTTCAAGATGGACGACAAGCAGCTGGGGTCGCTCGAGGACCTCATGGAGAACAAGCACAAGGGCAAGCCCGACCAGGCCGTGGACGAGTGGCTGAAGGCGAACCCGAACTTCGCGACGTCCATGACGGGCTGATCGCGATCCGCTGAACGTTCTGCCCGACCTGGAACGTTCGGCCGATGTCAGAGGGCCGTCCGGTGCGCACCGGACGGCCCTCTGTCGTTTCCGGACGTCTCAGTGCGCGAGCCCGACGACGACCAGGACGGCGGCGAGCCCGAGCCCGGTCGCGCAGAGGGTGAGGACGCGGGGGTGCCGGCTGTGGGCCTCGGGGAGGATCTCGGCGGCGGCGAGGTAGAGCAGGACCCCGGCGAACAGCCCGAGGTAGGGGCCGAGGACGGCGTCGGGGACGGTGACGAGCGTGGTGAGCGCGGCGCCGGCGATGGGCGCGAGGGCGTCGGCGAACAGCAGGACGAGCGCGGGCCGGCGGTCGGCGCGGCGCAGGGACGCGGCGGTGAAGGTGTTGAAGCCGTCGGCGAAGTCGTGGGTGATGACGGCGAGGGTGACGACGACGCCGACGTCGGTTCCGGACTGGAAGCCGAGCCCGATGCTGATGCCGTCGACGAGGCTGTGCAGGACGAGCGCGAGCGCCGCGAGCAGGCCGGCCTGCGAGCCGCCGCCGGGGGCGTGCCCGTGGCCGTGGGGTTCGCCGTGGGCGTGGACGTGCGGGGCGTACTCGTCCTCGTGGGCGCGGTGTATCGCGACGGCCTGCTCGACGACGTGCAGCAGCAGGAATCCGCAGGCGAACGCGATCATGGGGGCGGGGACGCCGAGGAGGTGCGCGTCCGCGAGTTCGAGGGATTCGGGGACGAGGTCGAACGCGACGACGCCGAGCATGAGGCCGCCCGCGAGGCCGAGGACGAGGTGCCGGTGGTCGCGGACGTACATCGCGGCGAGGCCGCCCGCGAGCGTCATGAGGAACGCGAGCACGGATACCAGGACGGCCATGGCCGGTTCTCTACCCGCGTGTGGTTTCCCACGCGTCCATGACCCGCTACAGAACGCTTGACCATCGGGCGCACGGGGACGGCCCCGCCCCCGGACGAACCGGGGACGGGGCCGTGTGCGCGCGTGCGAGCGTTACTCGGCCGCGACGGGCTCCTTCTCCTGGGGAGCGGTGCCCTCGCCCTTGATGGAGCGGATCAGGAGCTGGGAGACGTCCACGACTTCCAAGGTTTCCTTGGCGTCGCCGGAGTTCTTCTTCTCGTTGATCGCGTCGCCGAGCATGACCAGGCAGAACGGGCACGCCGTGGAGACGGTGTCGGGGTTGGTCTCCAGCGCCTCGTCGACGCGCTCGGTGTTGATGCGCTTGCCGATGCGCTCTTCCATCCAC
The nucleotide sequence above comes from Actinomadura algeriensis. Encoded proteins:
- a CDS encoding quaternary amine ABC transporter ATP-binding protein; the encoded protein is MSILRAEGVTKLFGRKTTEALRRIKNGADLEEVRKIGVTPAVVDATFDVKQGEIFVVMGLSGSGKSTLIRMLNGLLPATAGSIEIEGQDIAKLPPKALRAARQNKVSMVFQHFALFPHRTVLANAAYGLEVRGVPKEEREKQAREFLKLVGLEGWESKLPGQLSGGMKQRVGLARALASGTDIILMDEAFSALDPLIRREVQDLLLDLQSRFGKTIVFITHDLNEAMRIGDRIAVMREGRIVQIGTAEEILTDPANDYVAQFVADVDRTRVLTASSVMEKPLVTVLSTTGPRTALRTMREQQTSAAFVVSKDRKLKGRVRATVIADAVQDGVDRLDGLIDAEEPEPVSPDTPVAELFARCAESDLPVPVADEDGTLLGVIPRVTLLAALGAINTQVDDAVVQDVVAPELALTKEGGKVDTE
- a CDS encoding glycine betaine ABC transporter substrate-binding protein, which produces MALTLGFGTAACGSEDSGSGGDDKSITIGMVSGWAEGEAATHLWKNLLEDKGYEVEVKTLDTGPLYTGMAQGDVDLFLDAWLPGTHEDYWKQYGDKLEKVGSWYDSAPLTIAVPNYSPLQSLEDLKGKHGEYDGTIVGIEQSSGLFRVSSEEMLPAYGLEDDWKVKTSSTPAMLTELQKAIDAKENIVVTLWRPHWAYAKFPIRDLKDPKGAMGKPDGIFTVAREGFSKEQAEVAGWLKKFKMDDKQLGSLEDLMENKHKGKPDQAVDEWLKANPNFATSMTG
- a CDS encoding ZIP family metal transporter, coding for MAVLVSVLAFLMTLAGGLAAMYVRDHRHLVLGLAGGLMLGVVAFDLVPESLELADAHLLGVPAPMIAFACGFLLLHVVEQAVAIHRAHEDEYAPHVHAHGEPHGHGHAPGGGSQAGLLAALALVLHSLVDGISIGLGFQSGTDVGVVVTLAVITHDFADGFNTFTAASLRRADRRPALVLLFADALAPIAGAALTTLVTVPDAVLGPYLGLFAGVLLYLAAAEILPEAHSRHPRVLTLCATGLGLAAVLVVVGLAH